A genomic region of Actinomycetota bacterium contains the following coding sequences:
- a CDS encoding glycine--tRNA ligase translates to METIVNLCKRRGIIFPSSEIYGGLRSTWDYGPVGVELKRNVKNAWWKHMVQLRDDVVGLDAAILMASRTWEASGHVETFSDPLVECLNCHQRFRADHLPGFHAPQSGHEEGPEAQTIDMAPGGKGSRCPNCGNDTFTDPRNFNLMFKTYMGPVEDDTASVWLRPETAQGIFVNFMNVQTTTRKKIPFGIAQIGKSFRNEITPGNFVYRTREFEQMEMEFFCKPGTDEEWHDVWIKERFSWYTRLGMREENLRLREHEKDELSHYSKRTVDIEYAFPFTDWGELEGIANRTDFDLKRHSEFSGEDLSFFDQETNERYVPYVIEPAAGADRATLAFLIDAYSEEEAPAASGKSEKRTVLRLHKDLAPIKVAVLPLSRNEKLVPSAREVAGPLREHWMIDYDDAGSIGRRYRRQDEIGTPYCVTVDFDTLEDRAVTIRDRDSMKQDRIPIAELVDYLRERL, encoded by the coding sequence ATGGAAACGATCGTCAATCTCTGCAAGCGGCGGGGGATCATCTTCCCGTCCTCGGAGATCTACGGCGGCCTGCGCTCGACCTGGGACTACGGCCCCGTCGGCGTCGAGCTCAAGCGCAACGTGAAGAACGCGTGGTGGAAGCACATGGTCCAGCTGCGCGACGACGTCGTCGGTCTCGACGCCGCAATCTTGATGGCCTCCCGTACGTGGGAGGCGTCGGGCCACGTCGAGACGTTCAGCGACCCGCTCGTCGAGTGCCTTAACTGCCACCAGCGGTTCCGCGCCGATCATCTGCCCGGCTTCCACGCGCCGCAGTCCGGGCACGAGGAGGGTCCCGAGGCGCAGACGATCGACATGGCCCCCGGTGGAAAGGGCTCGCGCTGCCCGAACTGTGGCAACGACACGTTCACCGACCCGCGCAACTTCAACCTGATGTTCAAAACCTATATGGGCCCGGTCGAGGACGACACCGCCTCGGTGTGGCTCCGTCCGGAGACGGCGCAGGGAATCTTCGTGAACTTCATGAACGTGCAGACGACCACGCGGAAGAAGATCCCGTTCGGCATCGCGCAGATCGGCAAGTCGTTCCGCAACGAGATCACGCCGGGCAACTTCGTCTACCGCACCCGCGAGTTCGAGCAGATGGAGATGGAGTTCTTCTGCAAGCCGGGCACCGACGAGGAGTGGCACGACGTCTGGATCAAGGAGCGCTTCTCCTGGTACACGCGCCTCGGGATGCGTGAGGAGAACCTCCGCCTGCGCGAGCACGAGAAGGACGAGCTGTCTCACTACTCGAAGCGCACGGTGGACATCGAGTACGCCTTCCCGTTCACCGATTGGGGCGAGCTCGAAGGGATCGCGAACCGCACCGACTTCGACCTCAAGCGCCACAGCGAGTTCTCGGGCGAGGATCTCTCGTTCTTCGACCAGGAGACCAACGAGCGCTACGTGCCGTACGTGATCGAGCCGGCCGCCGGCGCCGACCGCGCTACGCTCGCGTTCCTGATCGACGCGTACTCCGAGGAGGAGGCTCCGGCAGCGTCCGGGAAGTCCGAGAAGCGGACGGTGCTGCGGCTCCACAAGGATCTCGCGCCGATCAAGGTCGCGGTGCTGCCGCTGTCGCGCAACGAGAAGCTCGTGCCGTCGGCGCGCGAGGTGGCCGGGCCACTCCGCGAGCACTGGATGATCGACTACGACGACGCCGGCTCGATCGGGCGCCGCTACCGCCGCCAGGACGAGATCGGCACGCCGTACTGCGTGACGGTCGACTTCGACACGCTGGAGGACCGCGCCGTGACGATCCGCGATCGCGACTCGATGAAGCAGGATCGGATCCCGATCGCCGAGCTCGTCGACTACTTGCGCGAGCGGCTCTAG
- a CDS encoding PIN domain-containing protein, translating to MIVDAAPLVAAVDRADKAHRLAAHIVQADDSELLLPDAVVAEVDHLLRTRVSTHAAGAFLEDVRSQAFRRVPFGPDLFDRAVAYDSRYVDLGIADASVMALAEAERAPILTFDFADFRATRPLRGGFWRLVIDEGAFRRLIG from the coding sequence ATGATCGTCGACGCGGCCCCGCTGGTGGCCGCGGTCGATCGCGCCGATAAGGCGCATCGACTTGCCGCGCACATAGTCCAGGCCGACGACTCGGAATTGCTGCTCCCCGACGCCGTGGTGGCAGAGGTAGATCATCTGCTGAGGACTCGGGTCTCGACCCATGCGGCCGGGGCGTTCCTCGAAGACGTTCGCTCGCAAGCCTTCCGCCGCGTTCCCTTCGGCCCCGACCTCTTCGACAGGGCCGTGGCCTACGACAGCCGTTACGTAGACCTCGGCATCGCTGATGCTTCGGTCATGGCGCTGGCTGAGGCGGAACGCGCGCCCATCCTGACCTTCGATTTCGCCGACTTCCGGGCGACGCGCCCGCTGCGTGGCGGCTTCTGGCGCCTGGTGATCGACGAAGGCGCATTCCGGCGGCTTATCGGCTAA